TTCTAGGAGCGACAGCCCAGCCTGAAGAGGTGCAAAGCCGCGTGCCCTATTTAAGAGGGCCTCTGCTTCACAAACAAATTCAACAAGCATTGCAATATGGTGCGGAATCTTGTCGTGAAGGGGTATTATTAATCGATGAAGCAGAACGGTTGGCGAAAAATAGCGGAATCGCTGACCGCTGCATTTTAGAAACCTTAATGATCAAATTGGCAGTCTTATGAAACCGGCTCTTTTACTTTTGCCGAATTTGCTTGGAAATCACAAGCATCACGAATTATTTCTCCCTCCAAGCGTTGATAAGGCAGTCGCTTCTATTCACGGCTTGATTGCTGAAAGCGTCAAAGAGGGGCGTCGATATCTCAGCAGGTTTCAATTGGAAAAACCGCCTCATGAAATTCCTTTGGCCTTATGCAATAAACACACGCGTAGCGATGAGATTGATTTTTTGCTGGAACCTTTGAAAAAAGGGGAGAGGTGGGGAATTGTTTCCGACTGTGGACTTCCTTGTCTGGCAGACCCTGGAGCTCGTCTGGTAAAAAGAGCTAGAGAACTTGGAATTGCCGTCAAAGCCTTTGTTGGCCCGTCATCGATTGTCCTGGCTCTTATGCTATCAGGCCTGTCTGGACAGAATTTCTCTTTTCATGGATATCTGGATAAGAATGACAAGCAAATGCGCAAGCAGATTCAGCAGTTGGAACGCATGCCGGCCACTCATATTGTCATGGAGAGACCCTATCAAAATCAAAAAACTCTTGAAGCTCTTATCGAAACATTGGATGAAAGCACACAGCTTTGCATCGCTTGGGAACTGACTAATCCTGACCAGGGAATATTGACCCAGCCTGTTAAGCTCTGGAGAAAATCTCCTTTGCCTAATCTCGAAAAACGAAACGCCCTTTTTCTTTTTCAAAGAAATTTTGACTAAATTTCATTCTTTATGGTAAACACCCATCTTAGATGGAGAAAGCGATGTTTAAGTATTTTTTATACTTGTCTTTGATGTTTTTTTCAGCTCTTTGTGCAAAAACGACTTATCTTTTTCAAAAAGACTTCGATCAAGGAACGTATCTCATTGACCAGCCAGGAACATACATTCTTGCTGAGGAAATCACGTTCAATCCTCAACATGGCCGCAAGCCTTACGAAGTTGCCCAGGTTTCTCCAAGCCAGTTAAAATCCAATGGGGGTAAATATGACGATCAAGCTTTTGGTTTAGGATTTTTTGCTGCAATTGTCATTCAGGCGTCTGATGTCACTCTAGACTTGAATCAAAAAACCATTCAACAAAGTAAAGAGCATGCCTTATTGCAGAGGTTTTTTTCTGTTATTGAATTAGCAAATGTGCCTTTTATCCCCGGAGAAGGCCCGCATCATTTTGGAGCGAAGATCGTTTCAGCTTCTAAGGTCTTAATTAAAAACGGGAAGATCGGCCGCAGTTCACACCAAGGAATTCATGGAAATGGCAATCGCTTTATCTCAATAGAAGATGTTGACTTTGAAGATTTTGAGGTTGCAGCTGTTTCTTTAAACGG
This genomic window from Waddlia chondrophila WSU 86-1044 contains:
- a CDS encoding SAM-dependent methyltransferase; amino-acid sequence: MKPALLLLPNLLGNHKHHELFLPPSVDKAVASIHGLIAESVKEGRRYLSRFQLEKPPHEIPLALCNKHTRSDEIDFLLEPLKKGERWGIVSDCGLPCLADPGARLVKRARELGIAVKAFVGPSSIVLALMLSGLSGQNFSFHGYLDKNDKQMRKQIQQLERMPATHIVMERPYQNQKTLEALIETLDESTQLCIAWELTNPDQGILTQPVKLWRKSPLPNLEKRNALFLFQRNFD